The Opitutales bacterium genome contains a region encoding:
- a CDS encoding amino acid adenylation domain-containing protein, with protein MVFFANTLPLRFRLDPNDSFKDLIRNVQESSLKAFSNDSIPFEKLVDHLKPERSLSQHPLVQVTFTVDSPQEPLAFPGIELVPLLNPDQSAKFDLTLAMQDSSDGSYSGSLLCNGSLFAPQSMDAFADLFVHTLETMVQSIDTPIRAELCSLPQNHQKIYQNWGEPETVYERASVFQSVAQQIQASPRAIAVSDNTGSMSYGALGLTAQGVAKNLAAVGLRPFGRVAVVLPRCRFQPAAVLACWLNRSAFVSLDPVQPDQRLQALIESSAASAILTTADQVDRWSTLTDIPVIAVDTEEYLGGDFHFEAPQIHSESNAYIIFTSGSTGHPKGVVVSHRALSNLCAWHTKHFCVTKESRATQIASPAFDASIWETWPYLATGASLHYPPDDLLKQAGSAYITWLNEQRISHSFAPTPLAEALIQDPESKQLQLKVLNTGGDRLHTYPDSQVNFALHNNYGPTENAVVATSCQILPKSQQRGLPPLGDPVDHCQLYILDQRLDPVPLGAVGTLYIGGESLASHYFEKPDLTAHSFIPHPDPQKPGQRLYNSGDLVRLSADGQLHFLGRADHQIKIRGHRIELGEIEQCLLAHSKINQVAVQPFLPTGAPTSSRMLVAHLGTETDLNPSDLTAWANGRLPAYMVPSRWISLRSLPTNTSGKIDRKSLPEPTLTTTSTSGTASMAETPTQRLIDKLWSALLGRKSVGIDDNFFDLGGHSMLILEVHKSLISDSFPTLKVVDLFTYPTIRELARFLDKPSENITRQSVDAVRSRSDKQREAMKQRRHLARNSRRA; from the coding sequence TTGGTTTTTTTTGCAAATACCCTCCCTCTCCGTTTCCGTCTAGATCCCAACGATTCCTTCAAGGATCTCATACGAAACGTTCAGGAATCATCCCTGAAGGCATTCTCGAATGATAGCATACCGTTTGAGAAGTTGGTGGATCACCTCAAACCCGAACGCTCTCTCAGCCAACACCCATTGGTCCAGGTAACATTTACAGTAGACTCTCCGCAAGAACCACTCGCTTTCCCTGGCATCGAACTTGTTCCTCTTCTCAACCCAGATCAGTCGGCAAAATTTGATCTCACTCTAGCCATGCAAGATAGCAGTGATGGCTCTTACTCAGGGTCTTTGTTATGCAACGGTAGTTTGTTTGCCCCTCAGTCGATGGACGCGTTTGCAGACCTCTTCGTTCACACATTGGAAACGATGGTCCAGTCCATTGATACGCCAATCCGTGCCGAGCTTTGTAGTCTCCCTCAGAATCACCAAAAAATCTACCAAAACTGGGGTGAGCCTGAGACTGTGTATGAACGTGCATCCGTGTTTCAATCAGTCGCTCAGCAGATACAAGCATCGCCGAGAGCAATCGCTGTTTCAGATAATACCGGCAGCATGAGCTACGGTGCCCTCGGCTTAACCGCACAGGGTGTCGCAAAAAATTTGGCAGCAGTAGGACTTAGGCCGTTTGGACGCGTCGCTGTTGTCTTGCCGCGCTGTAGATTCCAACCCGCAGCGGTCTTGGCTTGTTGGCTGAATCGATCGGCGTTTGTTTCTCTAGATCCGGTGCAACCCGACCAAAGGCTCCAGGCCCTGATCGAAAGCAGTGCTGCATCGGCCATCCTTACCACTGCCGATCAAGTCGACCGCTGGTCAACCCTCACAGATATACCCGTCATCGCTGTTGACACGGAAGAATATCTAGGGGGCGATTTCCACTTTGAAGCTCCTCAAATCCATTCGGAATCAAATGCATACATAATCTTTACCTCAGGCTCTACTGGGCATCCCAAAGGCGTTGTCGTTTCGCACCGAGCACTATCCAACCTCTGCGCTTGGCATACAAAACACTTTTGCGTCACAAAAGAGTCCCGTGCGACCCAAATTGCCAGCCCGGCCTTCGACGCGTCAATTTGGGAAACCTGGCCCTACCTGGCCACTGGAGCATCCCTCCATTACCCACCCGACGACTTACTCAAACAGGCCGGCAGTGCTTATATCACCTGGCTGAACGAACAGCGCATCTCCCACAGCTTTGCGCCCACGCCCCTTGCAGAGGCCCTCATTCAAGATCCCGAGTCAAAGCAACTGCAACTTAAAGTCCTCAACACGGGCGGCGACCGGCTGCACACTTACCCAGACAGCCAAGTTAACTTCGCATTGCATAACAACTACGGCCCTACGGAAAACGCAGTTGTCGCTACAAGCTGCCAAATTCTCCCAAAATCTCAGCAGCGGGGCCTTCCCCCGTTGGGAGATCCAGTCGACCACTGCCAACTCTACATCCTAGACCAACGATTAGATCCTGTGCCCTTAGGTGCTGTCGGAACGCTCTACATCGGAGGAGAGAGTCTGGCCTCCCACTACTTCGAGAAACCAGATCTCACCGCTCACTCCTTTATCCCACATCCAGATCCTCAAAAACCCGGACAGCGCCTCTATAACAGCGGAGACCTCGTACGCTTGTCCGCTGATGGCCAGCTTCACTTTTTGGGGCGAGCTGATCATCAGATAAAAATCCGAGGACACCGCATTGAGCTGGGTGAAATCGAGCAGTGCCTGTTGGCTCATTCGAAGATCAATCAGGTTGCAGTTCAACCATTCCTGCCAACCGGAGCCCCGACCTCGTCGCGTATGCTAGTGGCTCACCTAGGAACCGAAACTGATCTGAACCCGAGTGACCTTACAGCGTGGGCCAATGGTCGACTGCCCGCTTACATGGTCCCATCACGTTGGATCTCCCTTAGGTCACTCCCAACAAACACCAGCGGCAAAATCGACCGCAAATCTCTCCCCGAACCGACCTTAACAACCACATCGACCAGTGGGACCGCCTCGATGGCAGAAACGCCCACTCAGCGTTTGATAGACAAGTTATGGAGCGCACTCCTCGGTCGCAAATCAGTTGGGATCGACGATAATTTTTTCGATCTCGGTGGACATTCTATGCTCATCCTTGAAGTCCATAAAAGCCTGATTTCCGATTCATTCCCCACGCTCAAGGTGGTAGATCTTTTCACCTATCCCACCATTCGCGAGCTGGCGCGTTTCCTCGATAAGCCATCTGAAAATATAACGCGCCAGTCGGTCGATGCCGTTCGCAGCCGCTCTGACAAACAACGTGAGGCAATGAAGCAACGTCGTCATCTCGCTCGCAACAGCCGCCGCGCCTAG
- a CDS encoding sulfotransferase: MHSALADHPDLQFIQPWQLEESDADRQTCIDESKAKIRSLAQAMPHMDAMHAFDSPLECSQLFLPTFLTDYFQVCFGLEGYKRWLDARPLEAWIEAYQFYKMQLQRLAWQEQSEQRWILKSPHHLTHLDALLAVFPDACIIQTHRDPVDVIHSSARYYGSIYQLHCKPVPHAHHEQRCLELFSSQVTRGMDLRTTLPEQNILDISYQELIHKPAEILDLVSDRYDLPNDASIKSHRKAWLDTHHWKRDNKLGALPRSKPSIETDKINDHFAAYSQCYNWR; the protein is encoded by the coding sequence TTGCATAGCGCCCTGGCAGATCATCCAGATCTTCAATTTATCCAGCCGTGGCAATTGGAAGAATCCGACGCAGACCGGCAGACATGCATCGACGAGTCTAAGGCTAAAATTCGATCCCTTGCACAAGCGATGCCGCATATGGACGCGATGCATGCCTTCGATTCACCGCTCGAATGCTCGCAGCTCTTTTTACCGACATTCTTAACTGATTACTTCCAGGTTTGCTTCGGCCTCGAAGGTTATAAACGGTGGCTCGATGCGCGCCCACTAGAAGCATGGATTGAAGCCTACCAATTCTATAAAATGCAGCTTCAGCGTCTTGCCTGGCAGGAGCAGTCCGAGCAGCGCTGGATCTTAAAGTCCCCACATCACCTGACCCACCTCGACGCACTGTTGGCGGTATTCCCCGATGCCTGCATCATCCAGACTCATCGCGACCCCGTAGATGTCATTCATTCATCAGCACGTTATTATGGCTCTATTTATCAACTGCATTGCAAACCCGTCCCACACGCTCATCACGAGCAGCGCTGCCTTGAGCTATTTTCCTCTCAAGTTACACGCGGCATGGATCTGCGGACCACTCTTCCAGAACAAAATATCCTTGATATATCCTACCAAGAATTGATTCACAAGCCTGCTGAAATTCTCGACCTTGTCTCAGATCGCTATGACTTACCCAATGACGCATCTATTAAAAGTCACCGCAAAGCCTGGCTGGATACACACCACTGGAAACGCGACAATAAACTGGGCGCATTGCCACGTAGCAAGCCCAGTATCGAAACTGACAAGATAAACGACCATTTCGCAGCGTACTCACAGTGCTATAACTGGAGATAG
- a CDS encoding SDR family NAD(P)-dependent oxidoreductase, with amino-acid sequence MQFSVPDNAVAVVGMAGRFPGANSIDALWANILNQRESIHQFSDEELLAAGIPHSTLLAKNYVKANGRLADYDKFDADFFGFTPAEATILDPQQRLLFEVAWTALEHAGYPPSATGVPTGVFAGVGANTYLLQNLLPNPSVGRTHGAFQLNVSSDKDFAATHLAYKLNLTGPAVSLQTACSTSLVAIHQAAQSLLAYQCDIALAGGSSITSPQETGYFFTEGGIASPDGHCRPFTAEANGTVRGSGTAMVVLKRLEEAIEDKDTIYATLLASAINNDGSDKVGFTAPSVRGQAEVIAMAQSLADIDPTTIGFIETHGTGTALGDPIEIEALISTYPEEFNPQSCALGAVKGNLGHLDAAAGVTGFIKATLALHHGIIPPNLHGGPSHEKIDFDATPFYLPESERPWPRQSTPRRAAVSSFGIGGTNAHAILEENTTTKKTFDSEPVATPQLFVISAKSDSALIQIRNDLAHHLKAHKELRLCDIAHTLQVGRAALPKRFFTVACDLDTLISALLLDAPSIIPDPPQEQPEPDALQTADRERALLDLGALWAWGKDIHWPYYPACETARRVALPTYPFARTRHWISAPHEPPVADSIPVTAPPESTLFYEPAWSIKDAQAQNLAAKNVWIIPSPSADIDAFRNHLIAKQWNIEVVPNIEALAGRLDIFSGQEAHLIICPDFSSPDATQVFVDQMSLAKLLGQKRPQEKSYVHWISHGGFSIRDEAIEHPKAALILGLATVLSQEMPQIQSRLIDLDQWDAEAILTEITDLTVNPDRLVCRRSGERYTRWFRPIESLQQGTAFKQNGTYWITGGFGGMGRAFTRMLIKEFGCIVYLTGRSDLSVEQAAVLEEMGGQAHYIKADVCSEAALSAAYEHIINHSDRLDGVIHAAGIAGGSILLNKSAEEAARVLAPKTTGTEILGRLIPRDSQTHLILCSSVSALQGAFGQADYCAANAYLDSWAESEKARGRKHVVSINWDGWTESGMAVRAGLDLARSGFRPIEPHHPLIQRSSADGEGTTTYAADLRPDIWLLDEHRFGDQRVLPGTAYLDLSLAAFKQTVGTTLPVSLSDFTLLQRCVIDGQSRRTLLTRLTAENEGFRITISSQAVNEKQSIDHAQGFVRNGSDKAAQQLDLDAIQSNTKDFLIPFSEAAQAGDRGPRWQSRRSFAHHVDEWFSEIQLDERYEADLQSFTLHPALLDVALGSTQKGDLFLPFSYGKVEIHNPLPSRFFSHVQRVESKTADMRNYRIMLIDCFGRVCITIDDYQTRRFKSEIPYPATAPIKTEQLVIKKPGLIESLSWESTTLNKPKAGEITLAVETAALNFKDVLKALGTLSTPGSVPQIGDECAGVIVAVGSEDSRYKPGDRVIAQVSPAFQRHVLVPESRILPCPANLPWSEAGSFSIAALTAWHALVNKGNLQPGDRVLIQAATGGVGLAAVHVARHLGAEILATAGSETKRQSLRDLDIEFVYDSRSTEFAEKILEDTDGEGVDVVLNSLAGEFIPAGLSVLRRYGRFLELGKRDILENKTLDMQPFDRSLSFIAANLEPDHPRFRETWHKVIDLRMSGALPALPVQFFPAEETADAFTFMARAQHIGKIVLAIGEAAARESGQTFGLSDAQGQKALQTAVDFCLPQVAVSTIDLGARISAQADAYASIRKAVSKGPKIRTAKAKTPRNPAEAQRAIAEIWRQLLGIQDINPEDNFFEIGGDSLMAVQALSLINEAFDANRAIADFFATPTIQGLTGLFAPAVSSDFSQPDQNVDDELTQSLSRAEKRKARRQRGR; translated from the coding sequence ATGCAATTTTCCGTACCAGACAATGCAGTAGCCGTTGTCGGAATGGCCGGACGATTTCCTGGTGCCAATTCTATCGACGCGTTATGGGCCAATATTCTCAACCAGCGTGAGTCTATCCATCAATTTTCCGACGAAGAGCTCCTGGCGGCGGGCATTCCCCACTCCACATTGTTGGCGAAAAACTACGTTAAGGCCAACGGCCGCCTCGCTGACTATGATAAATTTGACGCAGACTTCTTCGGATTCACACCCGCAGAAGCGACGATTCTTGACCCCCAGCAACGATTACTATTCGAGGTCGCTTGGACCGCTCTAGAACATGCTGGATATCCACCTAGCGCGACGGGCGTGCCGACAGGAGTCTTTGCCGGTGTTGGCGCAAATACCTACTTGCTTCAAAACTTGCTGCCCAACCCCTCGGTCGGCCGCACCCATGGGGCCTTTCAACTCAATGTATCCAGCGATAAAGACTTCGCTGCGACCCACCTGGCCTACAAGCTCAACCTGACAGGCCCAGCAGTCTCCCTCCAGACCGCTTGCTCCACATCGCTCGTTGCAATTCATCAAGCTGCTCAATCCTTACTCGCCTATCAGTGTGACATCGCGCTCGCCGGCGGCTCCTCAATTACATCCCCACAGGAAACTGGTTACTTCTTTACTGAGGGGGGCATCGCATCGCCCGATGGCCATTGCCGTCCCTTCACTGCGGAAGCAAATGGAACAGTCCGCGGCAGTGGCACAGCCATGGTCGTCCTGAAGCGACTTGAAGAAGCGATCGAGGACAAAGACACGATCTATGCCACACTTCTCGCCAGTGCGATCAACAACGACGGCTCTGACAAGGTCGGCTTCACGGCCCCCAGTGTCCGCGGTCAAGCAGAGGTCATCGCCATGGCCCAAAGCCTTGCCGACATCGATCCAACAACCATTGGCTTTATAGAGACTCATGGAACGGGAACGGCCTTGGGCGATCCAATAGAAATTGAAGCCCTCATCAGCACTTACCCAGAGGAGTTCAACCCTCAAAGCTGTGCGTTGGGCGCGGTTAAGGGCAACTTAGGGCACTTGGATGCAGCAGCCGGTGTAACCGGTTTCATAAAAGCCACGCTCGCTCTGCACCATGGTATCATTCCTCCAAATCTTCACGGCGGACCGAGTCATGAGAAAATCGATTTCGACGCTACTCCGTTTTACCTGCCTGAATCCGAACGCCCCTGGCCCCGTCAATCTACGCCGCGCCGAGCGGCCGTCAGTTCATTCGGTATAGGTGGCACCAACGCCCACGCGATCCTTGAGGAAAATACAACTACCAAGAAAACATTCGATTCTGAGCCTGTAGCTACTCCTCAACTATTTGTTATATCAGCAAAGTCGGATTCGGCATTGATACAAATCCGAAATGACTTAGCACACCATCTCAAAGCACACAAGGAGCTGCGACTATGTGACATCGCACATACCTTACAGGTAGGGCGTGCAGCATTGCCCAAGCGCTTTTTCACAGTAGCTTGTGATCTAGATACACTCATTTCAGCTCTTTTGCTCGACGCCCCGAGCATCATTCCAGACCCACCCCAAGAGCAACCGGAACCCGATGCCCTGCAAACCGCAGATCGTGAACGCGCACTCCTCGATCTTGGCGCACTCTGGGCTTGGGGAAAAGATATTCACTGGCCCTACTATCCTGCTTGCGAAACAGCGCGTCGAGTAGCCCTACCTACTTACCCGTTTGCGCGGACTCGGCATTGGATTTCAGCCCCTCATGAACCTCCGGTCGCTGATTCCATTCCAGTCACAGCCCCTCCCGAATCGACTCTGTTCTACGAGCCAGCATGGTCCATCAAAGATGCTCAGGCTCAAAACCTCGCTGCCAAAAACGTTTGGATCATCCCTTCTCCAAGCGCGGATATCGACGCATTCCGAAACCACCTGATTGCGAAACAGTGGAATATTGAAGTCGTCCCGAATATAGAGGCACTTGCAGGGCGACTCGATATATTCAGTGGCCAGGAAGCACACTTGATCATTTGTCCCGATTTCTCGTCTCCTGACGCCACCCAGGTTTTTGTCGACCAGATGTCCTTAGCCAAGCTATTGGGACAGAAACGTCCGCAGGAAAAGAGCTACGTTCATTGGATATCTCATGGCGGATTCTCGATAAGAGATGAAGCTATCGAACATCCCAAAGCCGCTTTAATCCTTGGACTAGCTACAGTGCTTTCTCAAGAGATGCCTCAAATCCAAAGCCGTTTGATTGACCTAGATCAGTGGGACGCCGAAGCAATTTTGACTGAGATCACGGACTTAACCGTAAATCCAGACCGTCTTGTATGTCGGCGTTCAGGAGAACGCTATACGCGTTGGTTTAGACCCATCGAATCACTTCAACAAGGCACGGCCTTCAAACAGAACGGCACCTACTGGATCACCGGCGGCTTTGGAGGGATGGGCCGCGCCTTCACTCGGATGTTAATCAAAGAATTTGGCTGTATCGTCTATCTTACGGGACGCAGCGATCTCTCAGTAGAACAAGCGGCCGTCCTTGAAGAGATGGGTGGCCAGGCACATTATATAAAGGCTGATGTTTGCTCCGAAGCTGCCTTGTCCGCAGCCTATGAGCACATCATCAATCACTCCGATCGACTCGATGGCGTTATTCATGCCGCCGGGATAGCAGGCGGTAGCATTCTACTTAACAAATCCGCTGAAGAAGCAGCACGCGTCCTTGCGCCAAAGACCACCGGCACTGAGATCCTTGGGCGCCTCATCCCCCGTGATAGCCAAACGCATCTCATCCTGTGCTCATCTGTCAGCGCGCTTCAGGGGGCCTTTGGTCAGGCAGATTATTGCGCAGCCAATGCTTATCTCGACTCATGGGCAGAATCAGAAAAGGCCCGTGGACGCAAACACGTGGTTTCAATTAATTGGGATGGTTGGACCGAATCTGGCATGGCTGTTCGGGCTGGGCTGGATCTAGCTCGTTCCGGTTTCAGGCCTATCGAACCCCATCATCCGTTGATCCAGCGTAGTTCTGCCGATGGCGAAGGCACCACCACCTATGCTGCAGATCTCAGACCCGATATTTGGCTCCTCGATGAACACCGCTTCGGTGACCAACGCGTCCTACCAGGCACCGCCTATTTGGATCTCTCGCTCGCCGCGTTCAAACAAACCGTTGGTACAACACTCCCTGTGTCGCTGAGCGATTTCACTCTTCTGCAGCGGTGCGTTATCGATGGGCAATCTCGCCGTACCCTCCTCACACGATTGACAGCAGAAAATGAGGGCTTTCGCATCACCATCTCATCTCAGGCGGTAAATGAGAAACAAAGTATAGATCACGCCCAGGGCTTCGTCCGCAATGGATCCGATAAAGCGGCTCAGCAACTCGACTTAGACGCGATTCAGAGCAATACAAAAGACTTTCTCATTCCTTTCAGCGAAGCAGCTCAGGCGGGGGACCGTGGACCACGTTGGCAATCACGACGCAGTTTTGCTCATCATGTCGATGAGTGGTTCTCCGAGATTCAGCTTGATGAGCGCTACGAGGCCGACCTCCAAAGCTTTACACTGCATCCTGCACTCCTCGATGTCGCACTCGGCTCGACCCAAAAGGGTGATCTCTTTCTGCCTTTTTCCTACGGGAAGGTAGAGATTCATAACCCCCTTCCGAGTCGTTTCTTTAGCCACGTTCAGCGCGTTGAGAGCAAAACCGCCGACATGCGCAACTACCGCATCATGCTGATCGATTGCTTTGGCCGCGTGTGCATCACAATCGACGATTACCAAACACGCAGATTCAAAAGCGAAATACCATACCCCGCCACTGCTCCAATAAAGACAGAGCAATTGGTCATTAAAAAACCCGGGCTCATCGAAAGCTTGAGCTGGGAATCTACAACACTGAACAAGCCTAAAGCAGGAGAGATCACCCTCGCAGTCGAAACCGCAGCTCTCAATTTCAAGGACGTCTTAAAAGCGCTCGGAACCCTGTCCACACCGGGAAGTGTCCCACAGATCGGTGACGAGTGCGCCGGAGTAATCGTGGCTGTGGGATCTGAGGACTCCCGTTACAAACCTGGAGATAGAGTCATCGCTCAAGTCTCTCCCGCATTTCAACGCCACGTACTCGTTCCAGAATCTCGCATCCTACCCTGTCCAGCCAATCTACCCTGGAGCGAAGCTGGATCATTCTCCATCGCCGCACTCACAGCTTGGCACGCCCTTGTGAATAAGGGAAACCTACAGCCCGGCGACCGCGTTCTCATACAAGCGGCGACCGGAGGCGTCGGCCTCGCAGCTGTCCACGTCGCCCGTCACCTCGGAGCCGAGATTTTAGCCACTGCTGGCAGCGAAACGAAGCGCCAATCCCTGCGCGATTTGGATATCGAGTTTGTCTATGATTCGCGGTCGACTGAGTTTGCCGAAAAAATCCTCGAAGACACGGACGGTGAAGGCGTCGATGTGGTGCTCAATTCGTTGGCAGGTGAATTCATCCCAGCAGGACTCTCCGTCCTGCGGCGATACGGGCGATTCCTCGAGTTGGGAAAACGCGATATCCTTGAAAACAAAACACTGGATATGCAGCCCTTCGACCGGAGCCTGTCCTTTATAGCTGCTAACTTGGAACCGGATCATCCACGTTTCCGCGAAACCTGGCACAAAGTGATCGATCTGCGCATGTCGGGTGCGTTGCCGGCCCTTCCCGTGCAATTTTTTCCAGCTGAAGAAACAGCAGACGCCTTTACCTTCATGGCCCGCGCACAACATATCGGTAAAATCGTGCTAGCAATTGGCGAGGCTGCTGCACGCGAATCCGGCCAAACCTTTGGACTTTCAGACGCCCAGGGACAAAAGGCTCTTCAGACCGCCGTAGATTTTTGCCTGCCTCAAGTCGCAGTATCGACCATCGATCTAGGAGCTCGGATCTCAGCACAAGCCGACGCCTACGCATCAATCCGCAAAGCAGTTTCCAAGGGTCCAAAAATCCGGACGGCCAAAGCGAAGACACCACGCAATCCTGCCGAAGCTCAGCGTGCCATTGCCGAAATCTGGAGGCAACTTCTCGGCATACAGGACATTAACCCTGAGGATAATTTCTTCGAGATCGGCGGCGACTCCCTCATGGCGGTCCAAGCACTGAGCCTCATCAACGAAGCATTCGATGCGAATCGCGCTATCGCCGATTTCTTCGCCACACCGACGATCCAAGGCCTGACCGGCCTGTTTGCACCGGCAGTATCTTCGGATTTCAGCCAACCTGATCAAAACGTTGATGACGAACTCACCCAGAGCCTGTCCCGCGCAGAGAAACGCAAAGCGAGGAGACAAAGAGGCCGATGA